In the genome of Thiorhodovibrio winogradskyi, the window CCCTCGGCAACGAAGCGCGGGTAGTCCATCTGATGGCGGTGGTTGTCGAAATAGGTCCGCGCCGCGTGGACCTCATGGCGCAGGGTCTGCGAGAGCCCGCGGCGATCCGTGAGGCGGGCGGCCTCAGCGATCAGTTGATCGAGGGCGTTGGGGTCGTGCTTGAGGCGGTGGCAGTGGGCGTGCTGCCAGTCCTCGCGTCGCTGGGTGTCGCGGCGTTGCGGATACTGCGCTTGGGCGAGTGTGCCGATGTACTCGGTGGCATGGAAGATTCAAACCGGCGGCCAAGCGCTGAGTCTGGCTCAGCAGCAGCGTCTGCGCGGGTCACGCGGTCCTTGCACGCTGCGGGTGGAGTCGGCTGCGGCGGTGCATCACTGGTGGAGCTTCTCCTTGGCGGAGCGCCCACCGCGGTTCGCGCCGCACGGGACGCAAGCCGAGATCGGCAGCCAGACGCTCACGCTCGCGGCCACGCTGCCGGAGCCAACCGCCGCGACGCTTGCGCTGTGGGTGCATCCAGCGCAGTTGGAAGTCCTCATCCAGCGCAGCGAGGCATCGCTCGGCACCGGCCAGCACCCGGGCTGGAACCTGACGCTGAGCGTCAATGGCAAAGCCGTGGCGCAGACCAAGACGCTGGGGCGACGCGCCTTCCTGCCGATCCCGGCAATCAGCTCGGGCGATGCGGTGATGCTGACCGCCACCGCTGTCGCGGAGCCGATGTGCGCGAGCGGCGCGCCGATGCCCTACGTCTTGACCGAGGCCGACATCCGCCAGATCCTAGCGATTCCGCTGCGGGTCTTTGCGCAAGCGGAAAACGGGCAGGTCAGCGGCCGCTGCGAGCGATTGCCGGGCGTCTTGGAGGGCACACTGGAATACGCCTTCTATCTACTGGTGGACGGTCAGAAAGTTCAAGTGCGCTGGTATGAGCCCTCGCCGGTGCATGCCTTTACCCTCGCACCGGACATGGCAGGCAAGGCGGTGCAGGTGCGCGGCTTTGTACGCGCCGTGACGGAACCGGACCGCAAGCTCTCCGCGCTCAGTGCGCGCTGCTGGCCGAAACCTGAGACGATGGCGCCCCTCCCAGCAACGAAACCAGGGAATTGAGATCATGTGCGGCATCGTCGGCTACATCGGCACCCAACCCGCCATCGCGCGCCTCCTGCATGGCCTGCGCGAACTGGAATATCGCGGCTACGACTCCGCCGGCGTGGCGGTGCTGGGCAGCGAGGGGCTGCGCTGCTTCAAGGCCGTCGGCAAGCAAGCTGGCCAAGGCGCAGGGGCTCGCCACCCTGGCGCTGTGCAATGTGGACAACAGCTCCATCGCGCGCGAGGCCGAGGGCAGTTGGGGGGGCCTCAGCGGTCACCGAACATGCCGCCAACTGGGCTGCCCGACTAGACCCAAGCGCCCGTTCAGGGTAGCTTGTGAAATAACCACCAGCGATTCCAAGCCTCAGCTCGCGCAAGAATTGATGAACGCCGACCACGATCAACGCATTACTTTCAACCCTCGCCAATGTGGTGGACGGCCCTGCATTCGCGGCATGCGTATTCGCGTCGCCGACATCCTGGAGATGTTGGCGCAAGGAGTCGAGGTCAAAGAGATCCTCGCCGACTTCCCCGACCTGGAACCTGAAGACATCAATGCCTGCCTGCATTACGCAGCCAAGCGGTCCGACATCCCAAGACTGGCTGCATGATCTTTTGGATCGACGCGCAATTGCCACCAGGGCTGGCACCCTGGCTGACTGAGCGCTTTGGCGTTGAGGCGAAGTCGTTGCGTTTCCTTGGCTTGCAGGATGCCGAGGATTTAGAGATTTTCAATATTGCCCGCGCTGACGGCGATGTGGTGCTGATCAGCAAAGACAGCGACTTCGTCGACCTCGTGTCGCAACAAGGTCCGCCGCCGCGATTGCTCTGGGTGACCTGTGGCAACCTGACGAATCGGCGCCTTCGCGAGGTTCTGCTGCGCGTCTTCGAGGATGCACAGGCAGCGCTTGAAGTCGGTGAAGTGATCATCGAACTCGGCGATGCATGATCATCCACTACCGCGTCAAGCTCCAGAATTCTGGGGACAGTATACTTAATTCCTTTCGGGCTGCCCCCAACGCTCCCACCCCGCCCCAAATCGGCTAAAATCACCCCATGACAGCCGACACCCAAGCCACAGACACCAGCGACAAACCCGACTACGACAGCCCCTGGAAAGAGGCGCTGGAGTAATTAAAGAGTAATTAAAGGGGCCAGGCTCGATTTAATTTCTGTGCTAAACTCAAGGCATGCCAAGACGCCCCCGTTTGCACATTGCCGACTACCCTCACCACATTGTCCAGCGCGGCCATAATCGCGCGGCTTGCTTCTTTGCCGATGAAGACTACCAGGCTTATCTCCATTGGCTTGGAGAGGGCTTGCAGAAAACCGGGGTACGATTGCACGCCTATGTGCTGATGACCAATCATGTCCATCTGCTGCTCACGCCAAAGGCGGCGGACGACATTCCACGCTTGATCATCGCGCTGGGCCGGCGGTTCGTGCAATACATTAACCGCAGAATTCCGGGGACAGTATACTTAATTCTTAGTCGAAGAACGCCAAATGGGGTTACAGTTTTACCAAGGCGTTTGTGACGGTTGAGAAATTGACGGAACAATGGCACGACTTCCGCGCGTGGTGGTTCCGGGGCTGCCGCATCATGTAACGCAGCGCGGCAATCGACGGCAGCAGACGTTTTTTAGCGATGACGACTATGCGGAGTATCGTCGCTTGCTCTCGCTCTCCTGTCGTGCCTGCGAAACGCGGGTGTTGGCTTACTGCTTCATGCCCAATCATGTGCATCTGATTCTGGTTCCCGCGACGGAGTTTGGTTTGCGGGATGCGTTGGGTGAAGCCCATCGGCGTTACACCCGAATGATCAATTTTCGCCAAGGCTGGCGGGGGCACCTGTGGCAGGAACGGTTCCACTCGTTCGTCATGGATGAGCGGCATTTGATCGCCGCGGCTCGGTATGTGGAGTTAAATCCCGTGCGCGCTCGCCTGTGCCAACGGCCAGAGGATTGGGAGTGGTCGAGTGCGCGGGTGCATTTGGCGGGAGTGGATGATGCGTTTGTCCAAGTCGAGCCGCTGTTGGAGCTGATCTCAGACTGGCACCGCTTTCTTAGCGAGCCGGAGGACGGGGACACTGTCGAAGCCCTGCACGCTCATGCCCGCACCGGGCGGCCGCTCGGCGGGGATGACTTTGTCGAAGCACTGGAGCAGCGCCTAGGTCGTGCGCTTAAGCGCCAAAAGCCTGGACCAAAGCCACGCCAACGGGATACTGACACGCGGGATATGTTCGACCATGGCGCTTAAGCCAGCCCGTACCCCGTTGCGCGATTTTCCGCCAGTGGTGATTCACAGCCCTGAAATCGCGGTCAAGCGGCATCCCGACTATCGCGCGGCGAAGTCCGGGGATGTGCAAGCGGCGTTTTCGCTGGTCAAAGCGACCATCGCCGAGCCAGCGGTGCTGAAGATTCGCGAACTTGTTGCTGGGCGTCAAGTCATCCTCGCCTCGGCACATGCCGTTGAGCGTGACGGGGTGAACGCAATTCCGGAAGCCTTGGCGGATGAACTCAGTGCGCGTCTCAGTCTGCCGGTTGATGAAGGCTTGGTGCAGATCAACATTGTCGGTCATACGGGCGCGAATGGATTTGCCCGCCTGGCCAGACCGGCCGCATTTGATGGCGAAGTCATTTCCGGAGCCTGTTACTTGCTGGTGGATGACTTTGTCGGACAAGGTGGAACGCTTGCAAACCTGAAGGGGCATATCGAGTCGAATGGCGGCGTCGTCATTGGTGCAACGGTACTCACCGGCAAACCCTTTTCTGCCGTTTTGTCGCCAACACGAGAGCAGCTTACTGCGCTGAGAGAGAAACATGGACAAACACTTGAAACCTGGTGGCACGAGCGATTCGGTTATGGGTTCGATTGCCTTACTCAATCAGAAGCTCGTTACCTCGAACGCTCCCCGGATGCTGACACCATCCGAAGTCGCCTTATTGAGGAAGAGTAAGCAGGAAATTGCCGAGCGTTATCGAGCTTCGAGGAGAAAGGAATGAGGCTCAATCTATGACCGTACAAATTGTCACATGAAGACACTAGCCCTCATCCCCCTGCGCGGCGGCTCCAAAAGCATCCCGAAGAAAAACATCAAGCCCCTGGCCGGCAAACCCCTGTGCGCCTGGGTGCTGGAGGCCGCCACCGCCGCTGAGCGCATCGATGCGGTCTATGTCTCCACCGACTGCCCCGAGATCGCCGCCGTCGTCCAGGGCCTGAACCTGGGCGTGCAGCTCATCGAGCGTCCGGCTGAATACGCCACCGACGAGGCCTCCACCGAAGCCGTCATGCTCCACTTCATAGCGCAGGCGCCCTTCGAGCGCCTGGTCACCATCCAGGCCACCTCCCCGCAACTGCGCGCCGCGGATCTCGACACCGCCCTCGCGCGCTTCGACCAGGAGCGGCTCGACTCGCTCCTCAGCGCCGTGCGCACCAAACGCTTCTTCTGGCACGACGACGCCACCCCGATCAATTACGATCCCCTCCAGCGCCCGCGCCGCCAGGACTTTCCCGGCACCCTGATGGAAAACGGCGCCTTCTACATTACCCGCCGCGCCATCCTGGAACGCCACCGCTGCCGCCTCGGCGGGCGCATCGGTCGCTGTGATGTCCTTTGACAAAGGAAAATAATAGACTTGTACAGGATGAAATATGCTGACCAACAAAAACAATGGGTTACAGATCGACAAATCAAGCACTTAGGCTTCATCCGGTACAAGTCTAATGCTGAGTCCTTTGGAGGTTCAATGAAATCAAGTGTGAAAACTGGCCACGTTGATCATGCCCGCTCCATCAAGCCTCTACCCCGTGAAAATGAGGAGAGTCGCGAGTTGGAGGCGATTTCGCGGACTGTCCATCGCTTGCAGTCAGATCCGCAAGCATTACAACTGGCCATGCAAAAGGCTGGCATCCTCACGCAGTCTGGCCAGTTGGCAGAGGACTATCGATCCTGATGCCTCGTCTTGGCCACTATGAAATTCTCCCGGGCTTGCTGCTCGGCTTTCATGGGACAGACCGCACCGTTGTCGAGCGCGTGCTGTGTGGCGAATGCCACCTTGAACCGAGCAACAATTCCTATGACTGGTTGGGAAACGGCGTGTATTTTTGGGAATACAGTCCTCGTCGGGCATTCGATTTTGCGGTGCAGGCGTCGCGCGACGGCCGCTCCAGCCGAGGCGTCATCTCCGATCCGGCGGTGATCGGTGCGGTGATCGATCCGGGAAGATGCTTGAATCTTCTTGAAGCCTCCGCGCTCGATCAACTTCGCCAGTCGTACATGGCCCTGTCCGAGAACAAGACAACCGCCATGCCGAAGAATGTTGGTGGTATCGATCGACGCCAGGGGAAAACGGGGGGAAAACGGGGACAGACCACGTTTTCTGCTCCGGGCGCGACACCCGCCAAGCCCGGCAACCTGCGAATTCTGGGGACATACTTAATTCCTCTGGGCTGGCAGGGCGCGCTGTTCGCGGCTAAAGCCGCTCCCACCCCGCCACCAAATCGGCTAAACTCACCCCATGACAGCCGACACCCAAGCCACCGACACCGCCGACAAACCCGACTACGACAGCCCCTGGAAAGAGGTGCTGGGGCATGTGCCGGGGTAGGGGAGTTAGCCGCCGCCCCTATCCGAAGCCGGTGGAGGTGGCGGCTATCCCTGCTTGAGCACAATCGGCTAAACTCTGTTCATGAGCGCCGATACGCCAGATGCTGTATTCGAGCCGGCACGGAGTAATTGCGACCGGCGTTTCAATAGCCGGGTTCGCCAAACAATCAGAGAAGGGATCGGCGTGATCAATTGCCCGAGGAAATCACGATGACGACACCTGTGGCGCATGTTGTGCGGCCCGATCATTCGCCCGCCGCTGAGATTGGTTTGAACAGACGTGTCCGCAACTCGTGTGAGCAGAGGATTGATCCGACAATCGACACCCTCGGCTGGACGCTTGAGGAAGCACGCATGACTCGCGCGCGGCTATCCAGCT includes:
- a CDS encoding DUF5615 family PIN-like protein yields the protein MIFWIDAQLPPGLAPWLTERFGVEAKSLRFLGLQDAEDLEIFNIARADGDVVLISKDSDFVDLVSQQGPPPRLLWVTCGNLTNRRLREVLLRVFEDAQAALEVGEVIIELGDA
- a CDS encoding DUF433 domain-containing protein, with the translated sequence MNADHDQRITFNPRQCGGRPCIRGMRIRVADILEMLAQGVEVKEILADFPDLEPEDINACLHYAAKRSDIPRLAA
- a CDS encoding acylneuraminate cytidylyltransferase family protein; this encodes MKTLALIPLRGGSKSIPKKNIKPLAGKPLCAWVLEAATAAERIDAVYVSTDCPEIAAVVQGLNLGVQLIERPAEYATDEASTEAVMLHFIAQAPFERLVTIQATSPQLRAADLDTALARFDQERLDSLLSAVRTKRFFWHDDATPINYDPLQRPRRQDFPGTLMENGAFYITRRAILERHRCRLGGRIGRCDVL
- a CDS encoding transposase — encoded protein: MARLPRVVVPGLPHHVTQRGNRRQQTFFSDDDYAEYRRLLSLSCRACETRVLAYCFMPNHVHLILVPATEFGLRDALGEAHRRYTRMINFRQGWRGHLWQERFHSFVMDERHLIAAARYVELNPVRARLCQRPEDWEWSSARVHLAGVDDAFVQVEPLLELISDWHRFLSEPEDGDTVEALHAHARTGRPLGGDDFVEALEQRLGRALKRQKPGPKPRQRDTDTRDMFDHGA
- a CDS encoding phosphoribosyltransferase, which gives rise to MALKPARTPLRDFPPVVIHSPEIAVKRHPDYRAAKSGDVQAAFSLVKATIAEPAVLKIRELVAGRQVILASAHAVERDGVNAIPEALADELSARLSLPVDEGLVQINIVGHTGANGFARLARPAAFDGEVISGACYLLVDDFVGQGGTLANLKGHIESNGGVVIGATVLTGKPFSAVLSPTREQLTALREKHGQTLETWWHERFGYGFDCLTQSEARYLERSPDADTIRSRLIEEE
- a CDS encoding transposase; the protein is MPRRPRLHIADYPHHIVQRGHNRAACFFADEDYQAYLHWLGEGLQKTGVRLHAYVLMTNHVHLLLTPKAADDIPRLIIALGRRFVQYINRRIPGTVYLILSRRTPNGVTVLPRRL